Proteins found in one Eriocheir sinensis breed Jianghai 21 unplaced genomic scaffold, ASM2467909v1 Scaffold35, whole genome shotgun sequence genomic segment:
- the LOC126991834 gene encoding uncharacterized protein LOC126991834, with amino-acid sequence MQEEHWLKWCGSLDASVSTTVLWRMLRAVAQGAVARPELHPQPQEEAERLLDAFVSRAASERLPPTTRELQRAAYPARMGAFREACLDGHATDAPIHLHELEKAIPVTDTAPGEDKIPYAFLRHAGPDMLGEIVALYNASYSRGTVPAAWKTATIVPIPKSGDGGEFRPISLLRYLGKTLERLLLSRLRWAIGPLHQHLFVFRRGMGTRDCVSTLLSGVLGWQAVVVFLDLEKAFELASAPVVLSILAEKGVRGRLLAWIGQYLQNRRAAVQCQGCRSTTQGFENGTFQGGVLSPVLFNLLVEKLTALPQSRLARVFSYSDDVAMVVSCPNHVASARLLLRRLSQTCASLGLVMNRGKTRAMVIHHRLLPEAFELDGTPVPCLHVYKYLGVTLNSRLSFAPYVNHLRQTVATRTNIMRALARTAGGASDRVLRLVYLQAVRACVDYGTPCLMTVDPAALHPLETAQNAAIRTIVGAPRGTKCISMRAEVRLSTVAARITQLAVGHLATLLRRRGAESLRASVEQALNQAPLLFRKKTWATVAAAKLRSTRLSRCFLMNIDLLHSGYTTPPPWAPATFTATIKPLPARKDLLTPQSLAREAMSRELEAARPLAVTYYTDGSVNHLTRAVGAAFVTAGHADIFRLPDGSSSTQAKLMAIISMALGHALEWGRGPVLVQCDSVPAIRSLYQDPMDDNVSLLTGIHARLQELGRDGCQVHLNWLPSHAGVVGNDAADRAAGEATLLPSVTCPVPPSMSLLKRGMAAHASEGVVRDLEEALAAGSPSANWYASATGSGSCRVPLGAPRQVASDLHRLRLGYRCASLLDLDDPVPVECPYCEDEVVQPLLHYLLECEDTRHLLRNPDGLPAPELIMALSDEALVRLVTTCEPPR; translated from the coding sequence TCCACTACTGTACTCTGGCGCATGCTCAGAGCCGTGGCCCAGGGGGCGGTCGCCCGGCCGGAGCTTCACCCGCAGCCGCAAGAGGAGGCAGAAAGGCTCCTTGATGCCTTTGTGTCCCGTGCTGCCTCTGAAAGACTTCCCCCTACCACCAGGGAACTGCAGAGAGCGGCGTACCCGGCGAGGATGGGGGCCTTCAGGGAGGCTTGTCTTGATGGGCATGCCACCGACGCCCCCATACACCTCCATGAGCTGGAGAAGGCAATCCCTGTCACCGACACTGCCCCAGGGGAAGACAAAATCCCGTACGCCTTCCTTCGCCACGCTGGGCCTGACATGCTTGGCGAGATTGTTGCCCTGTACAATGCCTCCTACTCACGCGGAACTGTCCCTGCAGCCTGGAAAACTGCCACCATCGTTCCCATCCCCAAGAGCGGTGACGGAGGCGAGTTCCGGCCCATCTCACTCCTGAGGTACTTGGGAAAGACGCTGGAGAGATTACTCCTCTCTCGCCTTCGGTGGGCGATAGGCCCCCTTCACCAACACCTGTTTGTCTTTCGCCGAGGCATGGGCACCAGAGATTGCGTGTCCACCCTCCTCTCTGGTGTCTTGGGTTGGCAGGCTGTGGTGGTGTTCCTGGACCTAGAGAAGGCGTTCGAGCTGGCCTCGGCGCCTGTTGTGCTGTCCATCCTTGCCGAGAAGGGCGTTCGGGGCCGCCTACTGGCTTGGATCGGCCAGTACCTCCAGAATCGCAGGGCGGCAGTACAATGCCAGGGCTGCAGGTCCACAACTCAGGGCTTCGAAAACGGCACGTTTCAGGGTGGTGTCCTGAGCCCCGTTCTCTTCAACCTGCTTGTAGAGAAGTTGACAGCCCTGCCACAAAGCCGCCTTGCACGGGTCTTCTCATACTCGGACGACGTGGCCATGGTGGTTTCCTGCCCGAACCACGTGGCCAGCgctcgtctcctcctccgccgcctctcacAGACCTGTGCGTCCCTCGGGCTTGTGATGAACAGGGGAAAGACGAGGGCCATGGTCATCCACCACCGTCTCCTCCCCGAGGCCTTCGAGCTTGACGGCACCCCTGTCCCCTGTTTGCACGTCTATAAATATCTGGGCGTCACCCTGAATTCACGGCTCTCCTTCGCCCCCTATGTCAACCACCTTCGTCAAACCGTAGCGACCCGCACCAACATCATGCGGGCCCTGGCGAGGACTGCCGGAGGTGCCAGCGACAGGGTCCTACGGCTAGTTTATCTCCAGGCAGTGAGGGCATGTGTAGATTACGGGACGCCGTGCCTCATGACGGTGGACCCTGCTGCACTCCACCCTCTGGAGACGGCCCAGAATGCAGCGATCCGTACCATCGTAGGGGCCCCTCGGGGGACGAAATGCATATCCATGAGGGCGGAGGTACGGCTTAGCACCGTTGCCGCGAGGATCACCCAGCTCGCCGTCGGCCACCTGGCAACGCTGCTGCGCCGCAGGGGGGCAGAATCGCTGAGAGCCTCGGTGGAACAGGCCCTCAATCAGGCCCCTCTCCTTTTTCGCAAGAAAACGTGGGCGACGGTGGCAGCGGCCAAACTCAGGTCCACCCGCCTCTCCCGGTGTTTCCTGATGAACATAGACTTGCTCCACTCTGGCTACACCACACCTCCCCCGTGGGCACCAGCCACCTTCACTGCCACAATCAAGCCACTGCCGGCGAGGAAGGACCTGCTGACACCGCAAAGCCTAGCGCGGGAGGCCATGAGCAGAGAGTTGGAGGCGGCCCGGCCCCTAGCAGTCACCTACTACACAGACGGCTCCGTCAACCACCTCACTAGGGCTGTCGGGGCGGCTTTCGTCACGGCGGGCCATGCTGACATCTTCCGGCTGCCTGACGGCTCCTCCTCAACCCAGGCGAAGCTAATGGCGATCATCAGCATGGCGCTGGGGCATGCGCTTGAGTGGGGCAGGGGCCCGGTCCTGGTACAATGTGACTCTGTACCGGCCATACGATCGCTGTACCAGGACCCGATGGATGACAACGTCTCCCTCCTCACGGGCATCCACGCCCGGTTGCAGGAACTGGGGAGGGACGGCTGTCAAGTCCACTTAAACTGGTTGCCCAGCCATGCAGGCGTGGTAGGCAATGACGCTGCTGACCGCGCAGCCGGCGAGGCCACTCTGCTCCCAAGCGTAACATGCCCCGTTCCTCCGAGCATGTCACTGCTCAAGCGTGGCATGGCGGCCCATGCCTCGGAGGGTGTCGTCAGGGACCTTGAGGAGGCCTTGGCGGCCGGCTCACCATCTGCAAACTGGTATGCCTCGGCGACGGGCTCCGGCAGCTGTCGGGTCCCATTAGGCGCCCCCAGGCAAGTGGCCTCcgacctccaccgcctgcgcctcgggTACAGGTGTGCATCGCTCCTGGACCTAGACGACCCGGTCCCGGTGGAGTGCCCTTACTGCGAGGATGAGGTCGTCCAGCcgctcctccattacctcctcgaGTGTGAGGACACACGCCATCTCCTCCGCAACCCGGACGGGCTGCCTGCACCAGAGCTGATCATGGCCCTCAGTGACGAGGCTCTGGTGCGTCTCGTCACAACATGTGAACCCCCGAGGTGA